In one Cronobacter dublinensis subsp. dublinensis LMG 23823 genomic region, the following are encoded:
- a CDS encoding 3-oxoacyl-[acyl-carrier-protein] synthase III C-terminal domain-containing protein → MVFTPHAPPASRLRIIATGKALPEQIITSDELDRRLGKPAGYVERRSGILRRHHATHDASQAALAAAALHDACARYAIPLASIDLLISASAIAVQALPCSAVHVMKAAGLPAGTAGFDVNSSCVSFITAMQVASALLTSGSYRRIAIVAADIASRGIDWQHEESSLIFGDGAACAIVEAGDGRAGILAMKSETYPQGSELCEIRAGGTRKNPRAGMDESDFLFHMQGKALFRQASSLIDGFWQRLLDAAGLTLNDIATVVPHQASHLSLEHMRKRLKVKPEVLVDIYRLHGNQVAASVPTALHEAFTTGRVNPGEPVMLVGTAAGLTLAGMVLLP, encoded by the coding sequence ATGGTATTCACACCTCACGCCCCGCCAGCCTCACGGCTCAGGATCATCGCGACCGGTAAGGCGCTTCCCGAACAGATAATCACCTCGGACGAACTCGACCGCCGCCTCGGCAAGCCTGCGGGCTATGTTGAACGCCGCTCCGGCATTCTGCGTCGCCACCACGCCACTCACGACGCCAGCCAGGCGGCGCTCGCCGCCGCCGCGCTCCACGATGCCTGCGCCCGCTATGCTATCCCTCTGGCTTCCATCGATCTGCTCATCTCCGCCTCGGCTATTGCCGTTCAGGCGCTGCCCTGTTCGGCGGTGCATGTGATGAAAGCGGCAGGCTTACCGGCTGGCACGGCGGGGTTTGATGTCAATAGCAGTTGCGTGAGCTTTATTACCGCGATGCAGGTAGCCTCGGCGCTGCTGACGAGCGGCAGCTATCGCCGCATCGCCATAGTGGCGGCGGATATCGCCTCGCGCGGCATCGACTGGCAGCATGAAGAGTCGTCGCTGATTTTCGGCGACGGCGCGGCCTGCGCGATTGTGGAGGCGGGCGACGGGCGCGCCGGGATCCTGGCGATGAAATCAGAAACCTATCCGCAGGGCAGCGAGCTGTGTGAGATCCGTGCGGGCGGGACGCGCAAAAACCCCCGCGCCGGGATGGACGAGAGCGATTTTCTGTTCCATATGCAGGGCAAAGCGCTGTTCCGCCAGGCCTCCTCGCTGATAGACGGCTTCTGGCAGCGGCTGCTGGATGCCGCCGGACTGACGCTGAATGACATTGCGACCGTCGTGCCCCACCAGGCGAGCCATCTGTCGCTGGAACATATGCGCAAGCGCCTGAAAGTAAAGCCGGAGGTGCTGGTGGATATCTACCGTCTGCACGGCAACCAGGTTGCCGCGTCGGTGCCTACCGCGCTGCACGAGGCGTTTACCACCGGCCGCG
- a CDS encoding YoaH family protein: MFAGLPSLTHEQQQQAVERIQELMSQGMSSGEAIAQVAQEIRATHKGDRIVARFEDEDDEDQ; the protein is encoded by the coding sequence ATGTTTGCAGGTTTACCTTCTCTCACCCATGAACAACAACAGCAAGCGGTCGAACGTATTCAGGAGCTGATGTCACAGGGCATGAGCAGCGGCGAGGCCATCGCGCAGGTGGCGCAGGAAATTCGCGCCACGCACAAGGGCGATCGCATTGTCGCGCGTTTCGAAGATGAAGACGACGAAGACCAGTAA
- the sdaA gene encoding L-serine ammonia-lyase, translating to MISIFDMFKVGIGPSSSHTVGPMKAGKQFVDDLVEKGLLQDVTRVAVDVYGSLSLTGKGHHTDIAIIMGLAGNEPATVDIDAIPAFIRDVETRGRLLLAQGSHEVDFPKDNGMRFQSDNLPLHENGMTIHAYSGDKEIYSKTYYSIGGGFIVDEEHFGKTASNEVNVPYPFHSAKELLAHCKETGLSLSGLVMKNELALHSKKEIEDYFADVWQTMRACIDRGMNTEGVLPGPLRVPRRASALRRLLVASDKLSSDPMNVVDWVNMFALAVNEENAAGGRVVTAPTNGACGIVPAVLAYYDHFIESVSPDIYIRYFLASGAIGTLYKMNASISGAEVGCQGEVGVACSMAAAGLAELLGASPEQVCVAAEIGMEHNLGLTCDPVAGQVQVPCIERNAIASVKAINASRMAMRRTSEPRVSLDKVIETMYETGKDMNAKYRETSRGGLAIKVQCD from the coding sequence GTGATTAGTATATTCGACATGTTTAAGGTGGGCATTGGTCCCTCCTCTTCCCATACCGTAGGGCCGATGAAGGCCGGGAAGCAGTTCGTCGATGACCTGGTCGAAAAAGGATTATTGCAGGACGTCACCCGCGTCGCGGTGGACGTCTACGGCTCGCTCTCATTGACCGGCAAAGGCCACCATACCGATATCGCGATTATTATGGGTCTGGCTGGCAATGAACCCGCCACGGTGGATATCGATGCCATACCGGCGTTTATCCGGGATGTGGAAACGCGCGGCCGTCTGCTGCTTGCTCAGGGCAGCCACGAAGTGGATTTCCCGAAAGATAACGGCATGCGTTTTCAGAGCGACAACCTGCCGCTGCATGAGAACGGGATGACCATTCACGCCTACAGCGGCGACAAAGAAATCTACAGCAAAACCTATTACTCCATCGGCGGCGGTTTTATCGTCGACGAAGAACATTTCGGCAAAACCGCCAGCAATGAGGTGAACGTGCCGTATCCGTTCCACTCCGCCAAAGAGCTGCTGGCGCACTGCAAAGAAACCGGCCTGTCGCTCTCCGGCCTGGTGATGAAAAACGAGCTGGCGCTGCACAGCAAAAAAGAGATTGAAGACTATTTCGCGGATGTCTGGCAGACCATGCGCGCCTGTATCGATCGCGGGATGAACACCGAAGGCGTGCTCCCGGGGCCGCTGCGCGTGCCGCGTCGCGCCTCCGCGCTGCGCCGTCTGCTGGTGGCGAGCGATAAGCTCTCCAGCGATCCGATGAACGTGGTGGACTGGGTAAACATGTTCGCGCTCGCCGTGAACGAAGAGAACGCCGCGGGTGGTCGCGTGGTGACGGCGCCGACCAACGGCGCCTGCGGCATCGTCCCGGCGGTGCTGGCCTATTACGATCACTTTATCGAGTCGGTAAGCCCCGATATTTACATCCGCTATTTTTTGGCGTCGGGCGCTATCGGCACGCTGTATAAGATGAACGCCTCTATCTCCGGCGCCGAAGTGGGCTGCCAGGGCGAGGTGGGCGTCGCCTGTTCGATGGCGGCGGCGGGTCTTGCTGAACTGCTGGGCGCAAGCCCGGAACAGGTGTGCGTGGCCGCGGAAATCGGCATGGAGCATAACCTGGGGCTGACCTGTGACCCGGTCGCGGGCCAGGTACAGGTGCCGTGCATCGAGCGTAACGCGATTGCCTCGGTGAAGGCGATCAACGCCTCGCGCATGGCGATGCGCCGCACCAGCGAGCCGCGCGTCTCGCTCGACAAGGTTATCGAGACCATGTACGAAACCGGCAAGGATATGAACGCCAAATACCGTGAAACCTCACGCGGCGGCCTGGCCATCAAAGTTCAGTGTGATTAA
- a CDS encoding EAL domain-containing protein codes for MQKAQRIIRAYRRRRLILCVVLALLALILTLGIRYFSDRKQYQRDTTRYAAHAVATLDELLVPLDAARAALLPLVGMPCQQVHRQLREMAASLQTVRSIALINDGTLYCSSIFGERNVPVHQLQPHLPAPTPLMRLSRDRSLLKGSPVLIVWTPAIDNGMSGVLQSVNIEFISGLLLNPDPPGIEHVLFDVAGSHLEYGRGLVEALPTGDNLTRYEKSSSRYPFSVTLYGPSPGALALKNLPSQLPLAVLLSLLIGYIAWLATARRMSFSWEINLGIANNEFEVYCQPLVSGKTGECTGVELLLRWNNPRLGPIAPDVFIPLAEQLRLINALTRYVLIKTVEQRHFFPASADFHIGVNIAASHFHQGVIIDDLKRYWYPSRPVQPLFLELTERDALPEVDYRVAHDLRQLGVKLAIDDFGTGQSSLSYLETLSPDVLKMDKRFTAAIGTDAVNSTVTDIIIAMARRLKIELVAEGVETEEQAAYLCRLGVPVLQGYLFAHPMPLEALPQWLEQRRAHPGTPFWRRRLPAPII; via the coding sequence ATGCAAAAAGCGCAGCGTATTATTCGGGCTTACCGCCGTCGGCGGTTGATCCTCTGTGTCGTCCTCGCCCTGCTGGCGTTGATTCTGACGCTGGGCATACGCTATTTCTCTGACCGCAAACAGTATCAGCGCGACACCACGCGCTACGCCGCGCATGCGGTTGCGACGCTCGACGAACTGCTGGTGCCGCTGGACGCCGCGCGCGCCGCGCTGCTGCCGCTGGTCGGAATGCCGTGCCAGCAGGTGCATCGCCAGCTGCGCGAGATGGCGGCGAGCCTGCAGACGGTGCGCTCTATCGCGCTTATCAATGACGGTACGCTCTACTGCTCCAGCATTTTCGGCGAGCGCAACGTGCCGGTTCACCAGTTGCAGCCGCATCTGCCCGCCCCCACGCCGCTGATGCGCCTCTCGCGCGACCGCTCGCTGCTCAAAGGCAGCCCGGTGTTGATCGTCTGGACGCCCGCCATTGATAACGGCATGTCAGGCGTGTTGCAGTCGGTGAATATCGAGTTTATTTCAGGCCTGCTGCTTAACCCGGATCCACCGGGCATCGAACACGTGTTGTTCGATGTGGCGGGCTCGCATCTGGAATATGGGCGCGGCCTCGTGGAGGCGCTGCCCACCGGCGACAACCTGACGCGTTATGAAAAATCCTCCAGCCGCTACCCATTCTCGGTCACGCTGTATGGCCCGTCGCCGGGCGCGCTGGCGCTGAAAAACCTGCCGAGCCAGCTGCCGCTCGCGGTATTGTTAAGCCTGCTGATCGGCTACATCGCCTGGCTTGCGACCGCCCGTCGCATGAGTTTTTCCTGGGAGATCAATCTTGGCATCGCCAACAATGAGTTTGAGGTTTACTGCCAGCCGCTGGTGAGCGGTAAAACCGGCGAATGCACGGGCGTGGAGCTGCTCCTGCGCTGGAATAATCCACGCCTGGGGCCCATCGCGCCGGATGTGTTTATCCCCCTTGCCGAGCAGCTCAGGCTGATTAACGCGCTGACACGTTATGTGCTGATTAAAACGGTCGAACAGCGCCACTTTTTCCCGGCCTCCGCCGATTTCCACATCGGAGTGAATATCGCCGCCAGCCACTTTCATCAGGGCGTGATCATTGACGATCTGAAGCGCTACTGGTATCCGTCCCGCCCGGTGCAGCCGCTGTTTCTGGAGCTGACCGAGCGCGACGCGCTGCCCGAAGTGGACTACCGCGTGGCGCACGATCTGCGCCAGCTCGGCGTGAAGCTTGCGATCGACGATTTCGGCACCGGCCAGAGTTCGCTCTCGTATCTGGAAACGTTAAGCCCCGACGTGCTTAAAATGGATAAACGCTTTACGGCGGCCATCGGCACCGATGCCGTGAACTCGACCGTGACGGACATTATTATCGCGATGGCAAGACGGCTGAAGATTGAACTGGTGGCGGAAGGCGTGGAAACCGAAGAGCAGGCCGCGTATTTGTGCCGCCTCGGCGTGCC
- the pabB gene encoding aminodeoxychorismate synthase component 1: protein MNTNLTPELISLPWRADALQDIFSALHDRPWAMLLHSGFADHPHNRFDILVAEPRVTLTTRGALTMTQDAHGCQQSEEDPLRLLQAALARFAFAPRPDADLPFQGGALGLFGYDLGRRFERLPVKAAADVNAPDMAVGIYDWALIADHQRQRLTLLCYGDARARLAWLEAQQPVKTAPFRLTTPWRSNMTREQYGEKFRRVQAYLRSGDCYQVNLAQRFSAAYEGDEWQAFLTLNAANRAPFSAFLRLPDQAILSLSPERFIRLHDGHIETRPIKGTLPRLRDPQEDAKQAARLSQSPKDRAENLMIVDLLRNDIGRVATPGSVKVPELFVVEPFPAVHHLVSTITATLPSPLHATDLLRASFPGGSITGAPKVRAMEIIEELEPQRRNAWCGSIGYLSFCGAMDTSITIRTLTAESGMLYCSAGGGIVADSEEAAEYQETFDKVNRILHALER, encoded by the coding sequence ATGAATACGAACCTGACTCCTGAACTGATCTCCCTGCCCTGGCGCGCCGATGCGCTGCAAGACATTTTCAGCGCGTTGCACGACCGCCCCTGGGCGATGCTGCTGCATTCGGGGTTTGCCGACCATCCGCATAACCGCTTTGATATTCTGGTGGCCGAGCCGCGCGTCACGCTCACCACGCGGGGGGCGCTCACTATGACGCAAGACGCGCACGGTTGCCAGCAGAGCGAAGAAGACCCGCTGCGTCTGTTGCAGGCGGCGCTGGCGCGGTTCGCGTTCGCTCCGCGCCCGGACGCCGATTTGCCGTTTCAGGGCGGCGCGCTGGGGCTGTTCGGGTACGATCTCGGACGGCGCTTCGAACGGCTGCCCGTTAAGGCCGCCGCCGATGTCAACGCGCCGGATATGGCGGTCGGTATTTATGACTGGGCGCTGATAGCCGACCACCAGCGTCAGCGGCTCACTCTGCTCTGCTATGGCGACGCGCGCGCCCGTCTCGCCTGGCTTGAGGCGCAGCAGCCCGTAAAGACCGCGCCCTTTCGTTTAACCACGCCCTGGCGCTCGAATATGACGCGCGAGCAATATGGCGAGAAGTTCCGCCGGGTACAGGCGTATCTGCGCAGCGGCGATTGCTACCAGGTGAACCTGGCGCAGCGCTTTAGCGCCGCGTATGAAGGCGACGAATGGCAGGCGTTTTTAACGCTCAACGCCGCTAACCGCGCCCCGTTCAGCGCCTTTTTACGCCTGCCGGACCAGGCGATATTAAGTCTGTCGCCGGAGCGGTTTATCCGCCTGCATGACGGTCATATCGAGACGCGGCCGATTAAAGGCACGCTCCCGCGCCTTCGCGATCCGCAGGAAGACGCGAAACAGGCCGCGCGGCTGTCGCAGTCGCCGAAAGATCGCGCCGAAAACCTGATGATTGTCGATCTGTTGCGTAACGACATTGGCCGCGTGGCGACGCCCGGCAGCGTGAAGGTGCCCGAGCTGTTCGTGGTCGAGCCGTTCCCGGCGGTGCACCATCTGGTGAGCACGATAACCGCGACGCTGCCATCGCCACTGCACGCGACTGACCTGCTGCGCGCCAGTTTTCCCGGCGGCTCGATAACCGGCGCGCCGAAGGTGCGGGCAATGGAAATCATCGAAGAACTGGAGCCGCAGCGGCGCAACGCCTGGTGCGGCAGCATCGGCTACCTCAGCTTTTGCGGCGCGATGGACACCAGCATCACCATTCGCACGCTGACGGCCGAAAGCGGCATGCTGTACTGCTCCGCCGGCGGCGGCATCGTGGCGGACAGCGAGGAAGCGGCGGAATATCAGGAAACTTTTGATAAAGTTAACCGTATCCTGCACGCATTAGAGAGGTAG
- a CDS encoding CoA pyrophosphatase has product MENSPLTLDRFLSRFQLLRPQTTRHSLNQRQAAVLVPVVRRPEPGLLLTQRAATLRKHAGQVAFPGGAVDDTDTSLIAAALREAQEEVAIPPESVEVIGVLPPVDSVTGFQVTPVVGIIPPDLPYHASEEEVAAVFEMPLAEALRLGRYHPLDIHRRGNSHRVWLSWYEHYFVWGMTAGIIRELALQIGHKP; this is encoded by the coding sequence ATGGAAAACAGCCCGCTGACGCTCGACCGGTTTTTATCGCGTTTTCAGCTGCTGCGCCCACAAACAACCCGCCATAGCCTGAATCAGCGTCAGGCAGCGGTGCTGGTGCCGGTGGTCCGCCGCCCGGAGCCGGGCCTGCTGCTGACGCAGCGCGCCGCGACGCTGCGAAAACACGCGGGCCAGGTGGCCTTTCCCGGCGGCGCGGTGGATGACACCGATACCTCGCTGATTGCCGCGGCGCTGCGCGAGGCCCAGGAAGAAGTGGCTATCCCGCCGGAATCGGTCGAGGTGATAGGCGTGCTGCCGCCGGTCGACAGCGTGACCGGTTTTCAGGTAACGCCGGTGGTGGGGATTATCCCGCCGGATCTGCCTTATCACGCCAGCGAAGAAGAAGTGGCGGCGGTGTTTGAGATGCCGCTCGCCGAGGCGCTGCGGCTCGGGCGTTATCACCCGCTCGACATTCACCGGCGCGGCAACAGCCATCGCGTCTGGCTCTCCTGGTATGAGCACTATTTTGTCTGGGGGATGACCGCAGGCATTATTCGTGAGCTGGCGCTACAAATCGGCCATAAGCCCTGA